The following are encoded in a window of Caldicellulosiruptor danielii genomic DNA:
- a CDS encoding nucleotidyltransferase domain-containing protein — protein MKVETAKFGIERETLEKIIEIFKRYKQVKKVCIFGSRARGDFKKGSDIDICVWLDDNGENIIYRIEDELEEINIILLFDIVVFNNITKESLKNSILKEGVIIYEREDNGKI, from the coding sequence ATAAAAGTGGAAACAGCGAAATTTGGTATTGAAAGAGAAACATTAGAAAAAATTATTGAAATTTTCAAAAGATATAAACAGGTAAAAAAGGTCTGTATTTTTGGTTCGCGAGCAAGAGGAGACTTTAAAAAAGGTTCTGACATAGATATATGTGTTTGGTTGGATGATAATGGAGAAAATATAATATACAGGATTGAAGATGAATTGGAAGAGATTAACATTATATTGTTGTTTGATATAGTAGTGTTCAATAACATTACAAAAGAAAGTCTTAAAAATAGTATCCTAAAAGAAGGAGTAATTATATATGAAAGAGAGGATAATGGAAAAATTTGA
- a CDS encoding nucleotidyltransferase substrate binding protein, translated as MKERIMEKFEDFKNALVRLEEGIKVEPQIDIIMDGVIQRFEFVFELSWKLMREYLKFVGLEVNNPRGVIKYAFQNGVIEDADKWLKMLYDRNMTSHLYDQKIAHGIYESIKNEYIDLFKKLQSKFEDIISSEL; from the coding sequence ATGAAAGAGAGGATAATGGAAAAATTTGAAGATTTTAAAAATGCTTTGGTAAGACTTGAAGAAGGTATAAAAGTAGAGCCACAGATAGATATTATAATGGATGGTGTGATTCAGAGATTTGAATTTGTATTTGAACTTTCATGGAAACTAATGAGAGAATATTTAAAATTTGTTGGTTTGGAAGTAAATAATCCCCGAGGTGTCATAAAATATGCCTTCCAAAATGGTGTTATAGAGGATGCAGATAAATGGCTTAAAATGCTTTATGATAGGAATATGACTTCACATTTGTACGACCAGAAAATAGCACATGGTATTTATGAAAGCATAAAGAACGAATATATAGATTTGTTTAAAAAGTTGCAAAGCAAGTTCGAAGATATAATATCCTCTGAGCTTTGA
- the gatB gene encoding Asp-tRNA(Asn)/Glu-tRNA(Gln) amidotransferase subunit GatB, with the protein MEYEVVIGLEVHAELATKSKIFCSCTTEFGGEPNTHCCPICTGMPGVLPVLNKKAVEYAIMAGLATNCEIARYSKQDRKNYFYPDLPKAYQISQYDLPLCQNGYIDIEVNGQKKRIGIKRIHIEEDAGKLLHDQWDEGSLVDFNRCGVPLIEIVTEPDLRSSEETRIFLEKLKAILQYTGVSDCKMQEGSLRVDVNLSVRPKGSKEFGTRTEMKNLNSFRSVVRAIEYEAKRQIEVLESGGVVVQETRRWDEAKGITLSMRTKEEAHDYRYFPEPDLPPIIVDDSWIEEIRKRIPELPDQKKERYIKEYGLPEYDAGVLTSSKPIANYFEECIKYTQNIKAASNWMMGEIMRILNDRGLEPEEIENINIKPNQLASLINLIDNKTISNTIAKQVFEEMFETGKDPEVIVKEKGLVQITDRNVILEAVRQAIENNPKSVEDYKNGKDKAFGFLVGQVMKITKGKANPQLVNEILKEELGKV; encoded by the coding sequence ATGGAATATGAAGTTGTAATTGGTTTAGAGGTTCATGCTGAGCTGGCAACAAAGTCAAAGATATTTTGCTCTTGTACAACAGAATTTGGTGGTGAACCAAACACTCACTGCTGTCCTATTTGCACTGGTATGCCGGGAGTTTTGCCAGTTCTGAACAAAAAGGCTGTGGAGTATGCTATAATGGCAGGTCTTGCGACAAACTGTGAGATTGCAAGATATAGCAAGCAGGATAGGAAAAATTATTTTTATCCAGACCTTCCAAAAGCCTACCAGATTTCGCAATACGACCTTCCGCTTTGCCAAAATGGCTACATTGACATAGAGGTGAATGGGCAAAAAAAGAGAATTGGAATAAAGAGAATTCACATTGAAGAAGATGCCGGGAAGCTTCTTCATGACCAGTGGGATGAAGGTAGCCTTGTTGACTTTAACAGGTGTGGTGTACCGCTTATTGAAATTGTCACAGAACCTGATTTGAGGTCAAGTGAGGAAACAAGAATTTTCCTTGAAAAGCTAAAGGCAATTTTGCAATACACAGGGGTTTCTGACTGCAAGATGCAGGAAGGTTCGCTCAGAGTAGATGTAAATCTTTCTGTAAGACCGAAAGGTTCAAAAGAGTTTGGAACAAGGACCGAGATGAAAAACTTAAACTCATTTAGGTCTGTTGTGAGGGCAATTGAATATGAAGCAAAGAGGCAAATAGAGGTTTTGGAAAGTGGCGGTGTTGTTGTCCAAGAGACAAGAAGATGGGACGAGGCAAAAGGTATAACCCTTTCAATGAGGACAAAAGAAGAAGCGCACGACTATAGATACTTTCCAGAGCCTGACCTTCCACCTATAATTGTAGACGACAGCTGGATTGAAGAGATTAGAAAGAGAATCCCTGAGCTTCCTGACCAGAAAAAGGAAAGGTATATAAAAGAGTATGGACTTCCTGAATATGATGCTGGGGTTTTGACATCATCAAAACCAATTGCAAACTATTTTGAAGAGTGTATAAAATACACGCAAAATATAAAAGCTGCAAGTAACTGGATGATGGGCGAGATCATGAGAATTCTGAATGACAGAGGCCTTGAACCTGAAGAGATTGAGAATATAAATATTAAGCCAAACCAGCTTGCAAGCTTGATTAACCTGATTGACAACAAGACAATCAGCAATACAATTGCTAAACAGGTATTTGAAGAGATGTTTGAGACAGGTAAAGACCCTGAGGTTATTGTTAAGGAAAAAGGACTTGTTCAGATAACAGACAGAAATGTAATACTTGAGGCAGTAAGACAGGCAATAGAGAATAATCCAAAGTCTGTTGAAGACTATAAAAATGGTAAGGATAAGGCTTTTGGATTTTTAGTAGGTCAGGTTATGAAGATTACAAAGGGCAAGGCTAATCCTCAGCTTGTAAATGAAATCTTGAAAGAGGAGCTTGGGAAAGTCTAA
- the gatA gene encoding Asp-tRNA(Asn)/Glu-tRNA(Gln) amidotransferase subunit GatA: MLYSLTAHEVIDLIKKKEVRCQEVVQSVIERIEQVEDKVKAYITITKEEALENAKKIDEKIAKGEDVGVLYGLPIALKDNLCTNGIKTTCASKILYNFVPPYDATVVKKLKENHMTLLGKLNMDEFAMGSSTENSAFHTTKNPWDLERVPGGSSGGSAAAVAADEAFFTLGSDTGGSIRQPASLCGVVGMKPTYGRVSRFGLVAFASSLDQIGPLTKDVEDCALAMNIICGHDEYDATSAPIDVPDFTKALINDVKGLKIGVPREYMEKGINDEVKKAVEKALELLKTLGADYEEFSIPIVEYALPTYYIIASSEASSNLARYDGIKYGYRTQNYEDLIDLYKKTRSEGFGAEVKRRIMLGTYALSAGYYDAYYKKGLQVRTLIKKAFDEAFQKYDVIITPTSPTTAFKIGERVSNPLEMYMSDICTVPVNIAGLPAISIPCGLDSNGLPIGLQIIGKAFDEETILRVAYTYEQNSGYRNLKPKNL, translated from the coding sequence ATGCTATATAGCTTAACTGCACATGAAGTAATTGATCTTATCAAGAAAAAAGAGGTCAGGTGCCAAGAAGTTGTCCAAAGTGTAATTGAGAGAATTGAACAGGTAGAAGATAAAGTAAAGGCATATATAACAATTACAAAAGAAGAGGCACTAGAGAACGCAAAGAAGATTGATGAAAAGATAGCAAAAGGCGAAGATGTAGGAGTGCTTTATGGTCTTCCAATTGCCTTAAAAGATAATCTTTGCACAAATGGGATAAAAACAACCTGCGCATCAAAAATACTTTACAACTTTGTTCCGCCTTACGATGCAACAGTTGTGAAAAAGCTAAAAGAAAACCATATGACACTTTTAGGAAAGCTTAATATGGATGAGTTTGCAATGGGCTCATCAACAGAAAACTCTGCATTTCACACAACTAAAAATCCGTGGGATTTAGAAAGGGTACCGGGTGGCTCGAGCGGCGGTTCTGCAGCAGCTGTTGCCGCAGATGAAGCATTCTTCACCCTTGGTTCTGACACAGGTGGGTCTATTAGACAGCCTGCTTCTTTGTGCGGAGTTGTTGGCATGAAACCAACATATGGAAGAGTTTCGCGTTTTGGACTTGTTGCGTTTGCATCTTCTCTTGACCAGATAGGTCCTTTAACAAAAGATGTTGAAGACTGTGCACTTGCCATGAACATCATCTGTGGCCATGATGAGTACGATGCCACATCAGCACCAATAGACGTTCCGGATTTTACAAAGGCATTGATAAATGATGTGAAAGGTCTCAAAATAGGCGTTCCAAGAGAGTATATGGAAAAAGGGATAAATGATGAGGTCAAAAAGGCGGTTGAAAAGGCTCTTGAGCTTCTAAAAACTTTAGGGGCAGACTATGAAGAGTTTTCAATTCCAATTGTAGAATATGCACTCCCAACATACTATATCATTGCATCATCTGAGGCAAGTTCAAACCTTGCAAGGTATGATGGAATAAAATATGGGTACAGAACACAAAACTATGAAGATTTAATTGACCTGTACAAAAAGACAAGGTCTGAAGGTTTTGGGGCTGAGGTAAAAAGAAGAATTATGCTTGGCACATATGCTCTTTCTGCAGGGTATTATGATGCATATTACAAAAAGGGCTTGCAGGTGAGGACTCTTATTAAAAAGGCATTTGATGAAGCTTTCCAAAAGTATGATGTTATTATTACACCAACAAGCCCAACAACGGCATTTAAGATTGGTGAAAGGGTGTCAAATCCGCTTGAGATGTATATGTCTGATATATGTACAGTGCCTGTAAATATCGCAGGACTTCCTGCTATTTCTATTCCTTGTGGGCTTGACAGCAACGGTCTTCCAATAGGCCTTCAAATAATAGGAAAGGCATTTGATGAGGAGACTATCTTGAGAGTTGCGTACACCTATGAACAAAATAGTGGATATAGAAATCTAAAACCTAAGAATTTATAA